The following proteins are co-located in the Mycolicibacterium goodii genome:
- the dprA gene encoding DNA-processing protein DprA produces the protein MTDEQRRAWAYLSRVAEPPCPELAALVAEHGPVEAAARVKSGGVEAELLRWVDARREVDCAVQDLDILDRLGGRLITPDDSEWPQLALDPLDRLTKRAGKAPLVLWAVGPVRLDDAVERAAALVGTRAATVYGEHVTGELAAGLVERDVTVVSGGAYGVDGAAHRAALAGEGVTVAVVAGGIDNPYPAGHSALFRRIREDCLLLSEYPPGIPPGRLRFLSRNRLIAALSGATVVVEAGLRSGAANTAAWARMIGRSVGAVPGPVTSAASAGCHALLRGDTHLVTRAADVVELVGRIGELAPDEPRPVRRLDGLSEGEKQIYDALPARGEVTVDEIAVAAGIAPQHVLGPLAMLEIAGLVTAEAGLWRLNKRR, from the coding sequence ATGACCGATGAACAACGCCGAGCGTGGGCCTATCTGTCGCGGGTGGCCGAACCGCCGTGCCCGGAACTGGCTGCGCTGGTGGCAGAACACGGGCCGGTGGAGGCGGCGGCCCGAGTGAAATCCGGCGGCGTGGAGGCCGAGTTGCTGCGTTGGGTCGATGCCAGGCGCGAAGTCGACTGTGCGGTGCAGGATCTCGATATCCTCGATCGGCTCGGAGGGCGGTTGATCACTCCCGACGACAGTGAATGGCCGCAATTGGCCCTCGATCCGCTGGACCGGTTGACCAAGCGCGCCGGCAAGGCGCCGTTGGTGTTGTGGGCCGTCGGCCCGGTACGGCTCGACGATGCCGTCGAACGCGCGGCCGCCCTCGTGGGCACCCGCGCGGCCACTGTCTACGGCGAGCACGTGACGGGCGAACTCGCCGCCGGGCTGGTCGAGCGTGATGTCACGGTCGTGTCCGGCGGCGCCTATGGCGTCGACGGCGCCGCCCACCGCGCGGCGTTGGCCGGCGAGGGCGTCACCGTCGCGGTGGTGGCGGGTGGTATCGACAACCCGTATCCCGCCGGGCACAGCGCCCTGTTCCGGCGGATCAGGGAGGACTGCCTGCTGCTCAGCGAGTATCCGCCCGGAATCCCGCCGGGGCGGCTGCGGTTTCTCAGTCGCAACCGACTGATCGCTGCGCTGTCGGGTGCGACGGTGGTCGTGGAGGCCGGTCTGCGCAGCGGTGCGGCCAACACCGCGGCGTGGGCTCGGATGATCGGGCGGTCGGTGGGTGCGGTGCCCGGGCCGGTCACCTCGGCCGCATCGGCGGGATGTCATGCGCTGCTGCGCGGTGACACGCATCTGGTGACGCGGGCGGCGGATGTGGTGGAACTGGTCGGCCGGATCGGTGAACTCGCTCCGGACGAACCTCGTCCCGTCCGACGGCTCGACGGGCTCAGCGAAGGGGAGAAGCAGATCTATGACGCCTTGCCCGCGCGCGGGGAGGTGACCGTCGACGAGATCGCGGTCGCCGCCGGGATCGCCCCGCAGCACGTCCTCGGACCGTTGGCGATGCTGGAAATCGCCGGTCTGGTGACCGCTGAGGCCGGCCTGTGGCGGTTGAACAAGCGCCGGTAG